A segment of the bacterium genome:
AGGGCAAAAGCGGCATCTGCGTGGAGATAACAAGCCCGGGGCCAGCTGACATGGAGTTCGCAGCCTCCAGACAAAAGAACATAATCAACGACCTTGAGAAGGTCCGCCTATGCAGCCGCCAGAGCATTCTAGACATCCACATCGAGCGAGTGGACAACACATACCCACTTTACGAGCTCGGCTACATTGAGGAAAAGCAGCGCTTCAAAGAGGCGCTCAAGAGCTTTGCCAACGTGCGGCTCGCCGGGCGAACTGGCCTATTCTGGTATAACAACATGGATAACTCGATTGGGCAGGCGCTTCAGCTTGCCGACGAGCTCGCCCCGGAAGGCGAGCTGCAAGATTAGGGGCATGGCACAGACCGTTTTTAGGTCAGGTTACGTATCGATTATCGGCCGGCCGAACGTCGGGAAATCGACATTGCTGAACCTCATCGTTGGCGCAAAGATCGCCATCATCACCGACAAGCCCCAGACAACGCGCAATCGCATTCTGGGCATCAAGAACCTCCCTGAGGCGCAGGCGATCTTTCTGGACACGCCCGGCATCCATAAGCCGCCCAAATTGATGAACAAGATCATGGTCAAGACCGCGATGCAAGCCACGTCCGGCATGGACATCATCATCTTTCTCACCCAAGTGCAAAGGAAAGTCCATCCCCAGGATATCTTCATTCTAAAGTGCCTCTGCCGAGCAAAATGCCCGGTTCTTCTGGCGATAAACAAGTGCGACCTGTTGCCAAAGCATCCGGAGATCGACATCGAGAACATCACACAACGCTACCAGTCGCTTCTGGATTTCCGTGAGACTTTCCATATCTCGGCACTTGAGAACAGGAACGTCGATGCCCTCCTTGAGTCGGTGATTGGCTTGCTGCCCGAAGGCCCGATGTATTATCCGCAGGAGACTGTTACCGACCTTTCGGAGGAGTTCATTCTTGCCGAAATAGTCCGGGAGAAGCTGATGATGCTCACGCAACAGGAGCTGCCGTATTCGACGGGCGTTGTGGTCGAGTCTATCGAGGAGCAGGAAAAGGGTGACCAGACGCTCGTTCGGATTCACGCTACTATCTACGTTGAACGGTCAAGCCAGAAGATTATAGTGATCGGTAAAAACGGGCAGATGCTGAAAAGAGCTGGGACGCTCGCGCGCAAGGACATGGAGACGATGTTGGGGTTGCACGTCTTTTTGAAACTGTTTGTCAAGGTCAGGGAGAGATGGACCGAGAACAAGACAATACTCAAGAGGATGGGCCTTTGAGCCTAATTCACCGGCTGCGAAGGAAGCTCATCGTGGCGATCGTTCTCGGGGCGTGCATCTTCCTTGCCATCTCGCTCTACTCGGACTTCGACAAGGTCGCCAAGGCCCTGGCCAGCTTCAAGCTTTACTACCTCCCGCTCGTCCTTGGACTTGCCTTCCTCAACTACATACTCAGGTTCTGCAAATGGCACTACTACTTGAGACTTCTGGACGTGAAGATATCCAAGGCCCAGAGCTTCAAGGTCTTTCTGGCCGGGCTCACGATGACGATAAGCCCCGGCAGGTTCGGGGAGGTCGTGAAGTCGCTTTTCGTCAAGATGATCGATGGCTCACCGATCGCCAAAACAGCCCCAATTGTCGCCGCCGAACGCTTCACGGACTTCATCGGTTTCTTGATACTCTCCGCCTACGGCGCCGTCGCATTCGCTACCGGCGGCAAGGTCCTTTTGGTGAGCACCGCGTTTACGGTCGCTGTCATTCTGATTGTCGGCAGCCGGCGCCTCGCCGAATCGCTTCTCAGACTCATGGGCAGGATACCGCTTCTGCGAAGATTCACCGACAAGGCGTTCGAGGCCTACGAATCGATCTACCAACTGATAGCGCTCAGGCGACTCGTGCCGGCCGTGGCGTTGAGCGTCGTCTCCTGGGCCTGCGAGTGCGTTGCATTCTACGTTGTGCTCGAGGCGCTTGGCCTCACGAGGTGCGTAGGTTTCCTGGACGCGGTGTTCATCTACGCCTTCTCGACCATAGCCGGCGCCATTACGATGATGCCGGGCGGGATAGGCCTGACCGAGGTCAGCCTCACCGGTCTTTTGGTGAAGATCTCTTGCGAAATCCCCATTCAGACGAGCTTGGCCGCAGCAGCGACGATCATTATCCGCCTGTGCACGCTCTGGTTTGCCGTCGTGGTCGGCATCATCGCCTCGGCGATGCTGAAGGACGCGGGGGATGCGGAGAAGGGTTGATTCTGGGCGGCGAGCCGCCCAGTGTCTGGGCACCCAGCCGAGAGCCTCGGCTCCCATATCTTCTTCTACCAGCGAATGAAAGCTGTCGGCTCGCACGTTCCGAGCTCGCCTCAGGCAGCTATCCAGAGTGGGGGTCGATGCTGAAGCGCAGCCTCGGCCCAGAGTAAGGGAGCGGGGTTACCGCCCTCGGCCCAGAGTGAGGGAGGGGAGGCTAGATAACTCGGACGACAGTGGTGCAGCCGCTGACTATCCTGCCATGGAGGTTCTGCGCGATGCGAACGTAATAGACCGAGCCCGGCTTGGCCTTCTTGGGGACGCGAATCTTGACGTCGAACGTATTCGTGCGCTTGCCGCCCATCAGCTTGTAGGGAAGCACCACGCCGCCCATTCGCTTCTCAAGGCCTTTGTTGTCATCCGGCAGAAACAGGATGCCCTTCTCCTTGTATTCATTGATGGTGGTCAAGGCCTCGCTATCGCCGCACGTCCTCAGGAAGACCTGAAGAGGCGCAGGGTCCTCTGTCTGGCCCTGCCGGGCCGTCTCGAAGGGATGGCTCACAACGGCCTCCAGCGCCCCCTCGATGCTTTCTAGGTCGTGAGGCGTTCCCAAGAGGCGATGCAGTGTAATCGCCTGAGCAGGTTCGAGGCTAATGGCCGAGATGTTTCTCATCGCTATGTTGTTGTCCCAAGCTGGCTCCCAGGGATAGACTATCGGGTCTGGGTTGCACCTGTTCTTCGGGTCGTCGCCTGGCGGAAACCCTCGGTGATTCTCGCACTTGCAGATAGCGTAAACAACCGCGAGAAAGCACACATGAGAGCCCGAGACGGTCTGGCCGGTGCTCGGGTCGATGAGCTGTGGCGGCGTCCAGTCCGCAAAAGGCGCATTGACCTCGGCGTTGCCGTCACAGCCAGCTCTTCTCGGCACAGTAAACGGCCCGAAGTGAGGCGCCCCGCCGCCGCCCTCGGCGGCAGGCGGCCGTATGATCTGCCAGTCGTCCATCTGCGGGGTTCCAGAATACGCCCAGTAATACCTAATATAGGCGTTCCCAAACCAGTGTTTGCGCTCCGCACCTGGGGGCCATTTCCAGGTCCAGGGATAACCGCCCTGGGCAGGCTCACCGTCGAGGTCCCGATCGCCTCTGTTCCGCACCTGTGCCCAGATCCTGTATTTAAGGCCGAACTTTATCTCGTCTCCCACATCGACAGCCCGTTCATACCACTGCTCCTTACTCACGTCAGGGAACGGCCCCTCTACGATCTTGATGTCCGGGCTCTCCCAGAAAGTCTCCTGGGAATACGGCGCGCCATCGTCATCCGGGTGCGTCTTGATCCACAGGTCGATGATATTGCCCCTGAGGCAATGATTACGCTTCCACCGCCAGATCTTCACAGGGAAATCCTGCGGTTGCCATTTATTCTGATAAAACAAAGCCTGGTCATAAGGGCTGTGAATCGCCTCTTGGTAAACCTCGTTCAGTTTGCTTCTGACGTGCAGCACTCGTGTCTCATATTGCACTGTGACGTGGCCAGACGGCCCGGCCGGGGTATTCCAAGCGTGTTCAACTACGTATCGGGCTTTCACGTTCACGGGGGCCACCTTCCACACGACCGCCCAGTGATGTCCGACAGCATACTCGACGATGTCGCCG
Coding sequences within it:
- a CDS encoding lysylphosphatidylglycerol synthase transmembrane domain-containing protein, yielding MSLIHRLRRKLIVAIVLGACIFLAISLYSDFDKVAKALASFKLYYLPLVLGLAFLNYILRFCKWHYYLRLLDVKISKAQSFKVFLAGLTMTISPGRFGEVVKSLFVKMIDGSPIAKTAPIVAAERFTDFIGFLILSAYGAVAFATGGKVLLVSTAFTVAVILIVGSRRLAESLLRLMGRIPLLRRFTDKAFEAYESIYQLIALRRLVPAVALSVVSWACECVAFYVVLEALGLTRCVGFLDAVFIYAFSTIAGAITMMPGGIGLTEVSLTGLLVKISCEIPIQTSLAAAATIIIRLCTLWFAVVVGIIASAMLKDAGDAEKG
- the era gene encoding GTPase Era gives rise to the protein MAQTVFRSGYVSIIGRPNVGKSTLLNLIVGAKIAIITDKPQTTRNRILGIKNLPEAQAIFLDTPGIHKPPKLMNKIMVKTAMQATSGMDIIIFLTQVQRKVHPQDIFILKCLCRAKCPVLLAINKCDLLPKHPEIDIENITQRYQSLLDFRETFHISALENRNVDALLESVIGLLPEGPMYYPQETVTDLSEEFILAEIVREKLMMLTQQELPYSTGVVVESIEEQEKGDQTLVRIHATIYVERSSQKIIVIGKNGQMLKRAGTLARKDMETMLGLHVFLKLFVKVRERWTENKTILKRMGL